The sequence TTATGGTTGGTGATGTGTAGTTTTTGTGGATTGATATTAATATATAGACATTATGTTTTGAATGTTACTACAGATGTTTAAAATTAGCTTTAAGCTTCTGTTTCgatacatttgttttttatctttattttactaatttCGTGAATGTGCGTGTCTTTTTTCCAGTGAATTTAACACTAGAAATCTCATTCGAAATAGCTATAACTTATCCTTGCAAAGTAAAAAGTATAGGAAATAGAAATTTTATAATTCAATAAGAGAATAAACTGAAAAGTAttgaatgtataaataattcataaaagtTATTACTCGTGAAAATTCTGTGTTTGCCGACTTGTAAATACAGGTGGGGCTGTAATTGTATCATTTATGCTGCTCAGTTTAGCATTTCACGTATCATgctacattataaaaataatatattagaaTGAGATAGAATGCCAAGACAAAGGAGCGAAACAAAtatcatataaatatttttgctaGCATTTGGTTTATTAGAATTTAGAAGATTTATAACATGCttgttttatgtaagtacatgcaAAAAGTGCAATAGATATATAGAAGTATAAATTATGTGCAAGACAGATTAGTGTTGGAAAGAGTTAGATCATGCTTCTATCTACAGGGTGAGTATAAAATACCACACACCATGGTTGTTAAACCGGTTACTGTAATGTGTTTTTCTGTGCCCACCATCGGTTGAAGTTGCAGCACCCTGTAAACAACGAAACACATTGCTATTAATATGATgcatttatgtaagtattcatTTTAACTGCTGCCCTGCTAGTCTGTGTCATTTTACATTAGTAGCTTTCAGTGTTATTTTCTGACTACAAGCTTTTATCCAAAGGTTAAAGTTAAACCACTGACCTACATGTTATGGATTCGAACATAAACCATTAAGGGCGGGCGAGagcaagtaggtatgtatctaACATTATTTACGACCGGATAgcgttaatttaattacttatataaacaacctatatacctatttttaaaaccCCAAATTCATAATAGCTTAGCTTACAAGCCAGTGAAAAACTTAGAAGCTTTCACTCTTTgtgttaataaaaaatgaattattgCAACATCCCTGAAAAACTTAGATTCCTATTTATGCCACAATTCCAAACTTCGAAGCTTGCTGAAAAAACCTATACTTCGGCTGTTGAGAGAATGCGTTATTGACGTTCGCTTATGTTTAGTAAGTAATGTTGgttatgtatgggatttcaaATATCAAAAACGCATTCTCTCAACAGCCATGCTATACTAACCCCCTTGATTTAATAACTAATCTAATCACTCTTTGAccgagaacaatttgttctttgacagagagggacaaaacagttcaatagttaaagcgtcctataacttttttttatggaTAAGGGGATAAGTTAAAACAATAAGAAAAGCATCTCACCTCGCGGCGCTCGATGGTGTAGTAGGCGTCGTCCTCCGCCTCGCCCGCGTCCATCAGCCGGCCGCGGTGCTTGCTCTTCTGGAACGTCATCTTCAGCGAACTCCTAAACTTCTTCCTGTCCCGGTCGCCCCGGTTCAGCTTGATCACAGTCTTCAACGTCCCCGTGTAGTCCCCAGCCTTGGTCTTCTTCGCGTTTATCCCGTATAAACGCTCCTTTTCCTTAGCCTTTTCGATTTTAGCCTCGTTGGCCGCCTTGTGGGTTAGTAGGCCTAGTGTGCGTAAAACATTCTCTTTGCGCTTCTGACTTTCAGGGGTCTCGACGATTATGTTGCTAGGACCCGGTTTGTTGTCTAGCGATTTTCTGATGGAAACCTTTTCAGGACTTTTCCCTGGTTTCGCCACGTCGGCTGTTTCGGAGAttttgctgtcactgtcagtcTTGGGTTTTGTTTCAGCTGTGTCTTCAGGTTTAGGTGTTTCAGTTGGAGTTTCAGGTATTTCAGGAGTAACTTTCTCTGGTACTTTTTCAGGTGTGACGACAGCCTTTTTGGGTTTTTCAGCGATTTTCTCCGGTACTACTGTAGTCTTAGGTTTCTCTGCTATTTGGGGTAGTGTCGGTATTTCTTCAGTCTTTTCAGCTATTTCCGCGATTTTACTGATTTCCGGCGTCTTAGTCACTTCAGTGCTGATTGTTTTGTCTTCAGGCAGGTTTGTGTTATCTACAGGAGGAGCTACGATAGGCTCCGTGTCCATAGGCTCAGCTTCAGGTGATTTGACAGCCACCGGCGCCGGCGCAAGAATCGACGGCGATTTCACTGCTTGAGCCACCAATTTTATCTTATCTACAGTCACCGCATTATCACTGACAATGTCATTGCCAGATTCAGAGTTTTTCCGCGATGTAGGCTCTACAGACGGTAGTTTTGTCTCCTTAACTTCCGGGATGACACAAGGCACTATGGATATCTGCTTGGAGTCTAGAACATTAACTAAGCTCTGGTTGGGGTTGTTGGGGTGCAGGGTCGCAAACTGGTGGATTTCCACTTGCGTTGTCGGCGCTGTCTTGTCTACTGACTTCCTTATCTCAGTCAGGGTCACGTCTCTACCTAGCGACTTCTCAAATATGCTGATAGCGTCCCCTGACTCTCGCGAGTGGTTGGACCCTGTAGATTCCTTCCTGGAAATGCTGTTGCGCTTAATCAGAGTGACAGAATTCGGCAGATCGACGTCTACTGACTTCCTCGCGTGGTCGCGCTTTACTATTGAAATGGCCGAGTTATTTTCGAAACAGCTGAGTACATTTTCCTTTTCAAAAGGTTTTTCAGGAGTTTTAGCCGACTGCATGTCCTTGAATTGTTTGAACTCGGCGCCTGACTTGTTGATGAGTACGACGTCGCTGCTCACCATCACTTGCTTGTTGAAGTCGTCACTAGGTTTGCTCTCAGACTCCTGTCGCTGCCGCTTTTTGTCAAATTCCTCGAACTCTTTCAGTCTGTCCATGAGCTTGTCAATGCTGGCTACTGTGCTGCACTTGTATGTTATTTCATGCTTGTTGGCTTCCACTGATTTCTCCGTCGAGTCCTCGTCATAATGCAGTCTGATGTTCTCACTGTCGTCATTTTTGGACGGCGTGCTTTCAGCTACGGCCCCTTTTTCAGCCTCTTTCACTGGAGTTTCAGGTGCTGAcagaattatattattatcgcCAAGCGGCTTCGACAGCCCATAGAACTTAGACACAGACTTCGTCATAGGATCTGCGAGTGCCAACGCCACGTTCTCAACGGAAGTCTCGGCACTGTCAGGGTTTTCGATCGCCTCCGATTCGTCCAGGTTTGTGATAAGATCATTGATTTCCTTTGACAAGGAGTCTATGCTCTCTGCTTTTTCCTCAGCATCGTCGGTACAAGAGCTGGCCGCCGGCGCCTTGCTCAGGCCCAGGCTCAGTCGAGACACGTTGCTTGTCCTCTTCCCTCGCCGAGCTTTTCTTATGTTCTTTGCAACCTCTTTAGAGTTGAAAGTCTTGGACATACAAGACAGTATGCTAGTCCGTTCATTCACAAGCGCTTGTCTGTCATCAGTCTGCACCAGTAAGCTGGTTCTGTCCTCGAGGTCCAGTGAACTAGTTAAAGAGTCTAGCACTAGTCTATTGTTACTATTATTGTTGTCTGAGTCCATCGACGTACTTCTTAAGCtcgttttctttttgtttttcacaTTTAAAATGGAAGCGGACTCTGGCTCTGTCTTTTCATCAGTTTTCGAGTCAACAATAGGAGAAGGCACTTTTTCAATAGTTGAGATctgtaaattattttcaatatctACATCTAGGTCAGTCTTAGGTTTATCTAGTTTTTTGTTGAGCTCCTTGCTTTCAGCATCATTGCTCAGGGTCTCGCTGAGGCTGATGTCGGACTCGGTGACATCGGAGCACTTGGAGATCTCGGAGCCGTCCCGGGAGCAGGAGCGGCCCCGCTTGAGCTTCTTTTCATCGCCCCCCTCAGGAGAGATGCTGGCCTTAGACTCGGACATGAGCCGGCGTCGCTTCTTCTGAGCCTTCATGACGACTTCATTCAGCAGATTATTCTTTGCTTTCCTCGGCTTGACTGTTCTGAGTTTCTTGGCTTCAGCTGGAGTTGAGGGGCTGTTGCTGCGCTCGGACCTCATGGAGTAGGGGCTGGTGCGGGTGCCGTGGACCAGGCTGGACAGGCTGTCCCCCAGCACCGACTTCATCATGAGCATGTCGGAGCTGAGCCGCACCCTGCGGCTGCCAGTCTTGGGGCTCGAGGACCTGGAGTTGGACGCCGGCTCCTCAACAGGCTCTGTCTTGATCTCGGAGGCGGGGATGAGAGGGACGGCTTCTTCCTCCAGCGGCACTGGAGCGGGTTTAACTGCAGGTTTCCTTCCCCTTTTGGCTCCTTGTTTAATAACTTTCTTAATTTTTTCCTTAACCACAACTACTTTCTTACTTCTTAATGTCTTTCTTATACCCAGAGGCTTCTTCTTTATTGCAGCCTTATTTTTGTTAACAGTTTTCTTAGGTTCTTTGGAGGTCTTCGGGTCATCTTGGCTTGGTTTGTTCTTGTCGTCTTCGGACACATCTGATGCCTTCTTCCGTCCTCGTTTCTTGGGCTCTGAGACAGGTTCATCTTCTATGCTCTTTTCTGACTCCTCCTTGGCTTGTTTAGTCTTCATGT is a genomic window of Plutella xylostella chromosome 18, ilPluXylo3.1, whole genome shotgun sequence containing:
- the LOC105395420 gene encoding uncharacterized protein LOC105395420, translated to MKTKQAKEESEKSIEDEPVSEPKKRGRKKASDVSEDDKNKPSQDDPKTSKEPKKTVNKNKAAIKKKPLGIRKTLRSKKVVVVKEKIKKVIKQGAKRGRKPAVKPAPVPLEEEAVPLIPASEIKTEPVEEPASNSRSSSPKTGSRRVRLSSDMLMMKSVLGDSLSSLVHGTRTSPYSMRSERSNSPSTPAEAKKLRTVKPRKAKNNLLNEVVMKAQKKRRRLMSESKASISPEGGDEKKLKRGRSCSRDGSEISKCSDVTESDISLSETLSNDAESKELNKKLDKPKTDLDVDIENNLQISTIEKVPSPIVDSKTDEKTEPESASILNVKNKKKTSLRSTSMDSDNNNSNNRLVLDSLTSSLDLEDRTSLLVQTDDRQALVNERTSILSCMSKTFNSKEVAKNIRKARRGKRTSNVSRLSLGLSKAPAASSCTDDAEEKAESIDSLSKEINDLITNLDESEAIENPDSAETSVENVALALADPMTKSVSKFYGLSKPLGDNNIILSAPETPVKEAEKGAVAESTPSKNDDSENIRLHYDEDSTEKSVEANKHEITYKCSTVASIDKLMDRLKEFEEFDKKRQRQESESKPSDDFNKQVMVSSDVVLINKSGAEFKQFKDMQSAKTPEKPFEKENVLSCFENNSAISIVKRDHARKSVDVDLPNSVTLIKRNSISRKESTGSNHSRESGDAISIFEKSLGRDVTLTEIRKSVDKTAPTTQVEIHQFATLHPNNPNQSLVNVLDSKQISIVPCVIPEVKETKLPSVEPTSRKNSESGNDIVSDNAVTVDKIKLVAQAVKSPSILAPAPVAVKSPEAEPMDTEPIVAPPVDNTNLPEDKTISTEVTKTPEISKIAEIAEKTEEIPTLPQIAEKPKTTVVPEKIAEKPKKAVVTPEKVPEKVTPEIPETPTETPKPEDTAETKPKTDSDSKISETADVAKPGKSPEKVSIRKSLDNKPGPSNIIVETPESQKRKENVLRTLGLLTHKAANEAKIEKAKEKERLYGINAKKTKAGDYTGTLKTVIKLNRGDRDRKKFRSSLKMTFQKSKHRGRLMDAGEAEDDAYYTIERREGAATSTDGGHRKTHYSNRFNNHDQETAVEAVVEPAKETLNLVIPEKASSFSIHPGRLCQDQCFYCGGKFGLFDTPCHIAQMKSSERQRKVLDNEEKLTIDSCLCDACYRHVDRRANCPSYRKRPFKMPPEHPAIKLTSPLSSPRPPQPPSTSPPLEEESEEEPPATSGRAAVCHTTGCAAPAARAIRRKWLIKMRDGVNRLLKLEGDYPGLHTIPLCTAHHAALAPLMSCALCRHRHTKLHTLHIVSQGYLELNPLLREAGIPVEFTERPALCKPCRYYCLIIQRSGHKNDSEAKNYRRRLLQIYNVEVPPESENDAEAEQSATQETELNTSGKQKKKKTKNKQRKSTEPEKLGESGESNERTSESSHDTDKVKDESNDSTQQPKPTPAVEDDIENLISTNKILVPNAAKSSEPTSDGSENENQMEVDTPHLAVDKQTELQYLLQKQNNPAQFLQKPSANLTQKQRIGKGVVGIQKPGQQHRIHEKNAKRIQKLGLAMAQQEKSKKEDGEISDPDKSQDGLTVMKNINLNDECTIESIPNKRPADITTLKNKWQMSESFTQVQKNLSQLSKKLTVEKTTKKISDMKYSNPVKRLETNPSISVRELFPGEEEMNLQCNVEFNNVKGVTPEGWEKCNSTIQYDVETKKLWTELQRPYGNQSSFLRHLVLLEKYFRSGDLVLSQNASPNAANYSDSVQSRLRAYDNVVTDAPRRSEPSISLIEFRKQKPAVNGKSLLKTNQDKEPKKQFMPPPMVKPKPKEKKSKQLPPELIAINTPNSQGRKAIQNVLHNIQQLVKGVSASDPTEVAAAPLPAIPIAKPMPDLPKIDPPKVDTPVEKKKESSKSDAPKSDTPKKQKTTSKPWRPTLMPITPANLAKIAREPPQTAVDGRSLPSLVQVMSSGVRYHITLQDYNKMCIMRREKLQQLQDGDPKAKRPSTDSETLITEIHPSTILGNGGTMTQCIEKDDKAKELSDLGNAATILKNVGLKNITIAPIPAKTATVTSQTLPVPTVSSPSLLVTTTPIKIPQLGSSVSITSETVLTPTLPMSIPSTSMSAAMIMPKIPKSLTVIPQTVLVPQVPVMQQDGSLP